From a single Micromonospora pallida genomic region:
- a CDS encoding zinc metalloprotease, with translation MRRKSTFQLAVLAATASTFLAAGGASGAVNTAAPVTASPGVEACEPGTEEHSAARVREGATAHEPELYSKNEANAYGVIKDSPRLANGSVTVPTVFHMVSDHPLTAAETARWNTLIAAQMTVLNDSFAGRTAADAADTPFRFSLVDTTWTVNSDWYTVVPGKNERDMKKALYTGDSRTLNVYAANIGGGLLGWAYFPKGYNNGRDYIDGVVMLDESMPGGTAGKYALGDTLTHEVGHWLMLEHTFAHGCAASGDFVADTPREAVPQFNCPEGADTCSAPGLDPIHNFMDYTQDSCMNMFTPGQADRMSDAWVAFRAGGGK, from the coding sequence ATGCGTAGAAAATCCACGTTCCAACTGGCGGTCCTGGCCGCCACCGCTTCGACGTTCCTGGCCGCCGGCGGCGCCTCCGGAGCGGTGAACACGGCAGCGCCCGTGACCGCGTCCCCGGGTGTCGAGGCCTGTGAGCCGGGTACCGAGGAGCACAGCGCGGCGCGGGTGCGCGAGGGCGCCACCGCGCACGAGCCGGAGCTGTACTCGAAGAACGAGGCGAACGCCTACGGCGTGATCAAGGACTCGCCACGCCTGGCCAACGGCAGCGTCACCGTGCCCACGGTCTTCCACATGGTCTCCGACCACCCCCTGACCGCCGCCGAGACGGCGCGGTGGAACACCCTGATCGCGGCGCAGATGACGGTGCTCAACGATTCGTTCGCCGGCCGCACGGCGGCGGACGCCGCCGACACGCCGTTCCGGTTCTCGCTCGTCGACACGACGTGGACGGTGAACAGCGACTGGTACACGGTCGTGCCGGGCAAGAACGAGCGGGACATGAAGAAGGCGCTGTACACCGGCGACTCCCGCACCCTGAACGTGTACGCGGCCAACATCGGCGGCGGGCTCCTCGGCTGGGCGTACTTCCCGAAGGGCTACAACAACGGCCGGGACTACATCGACGGCGTGGTGATGCTCGACGAGTCGATGCCGGGCGGAACGGCGGGCAAGTACGCCCTGGGCGACACGCTGACCCACGAAGTCGGGCACTGGCTGATGCTGGAGCACACCTTCGCGCACGGGTGCGCCGCTTCCGGTGACTTTGTCGCCGACACCCCGCGGGAGGCGGTGCCGCAGTTCAACTGCCCGGAGGGCGCGGACACCTGCTCCGCACCCGGTCTGGACCCGATCCACAACTTCATGGACTACACGCAGGACTCCTGCATGAACATGTTCACCCCGGGCCAGGCGGACCGGATGAGCGACGCCTGGGTGGCCTTCCGGGCCGGTGGCGGCAAGTAA
- a CDS encoding VOC family protein — translation MTDEAPDYFQPEGGLVLTHLLIVRDVDRSREFYRNVLGATVVRERQPAILRLHNSYIVINDEGGPTDDKPTVQAQAPADPNVLSGALNIRVADVRAVYELWRSRGGQFLTEPKDHGVEIRCYLRDPDGYLIELGQGTGILAEMGRPALTQR, via the coding sequence GTGACGGACGAAGCGCCCGACTACTTCCAGCCCGAGGGCGGGCTGGTGCTCACCCATCTGTTGATCGTGCGGGACGTGGACCGTTCGCGGGAGTTCTACCGCAACGTGCTGGGAGCGACGGTGGTGCGCGAGCGGCAACCGGCCATTCTCCGACTGCACAACAGCTATATCGTGATCAACGACGAGGGCGGCCCGACCGACGACAAACCGACCGTCCAGGCGCAGGCGCCGGCGGACCCGAACGTGCTCAGCGGCGCGCTCAACATCCGGGTCGCCGACGTACGTGCCGTCTACGAGCTGTGGCGTTCCCGTGGCGGACAGTTCCTGACCGAACCGAAGGACCACGGGGTGGAGATCCGCTGCTACCTCCGTGATCCGGACGGCTACCTCATCGAGCTCGGTCAGGGCACCGGAATCCTCGCCGAGATGGGACGACCGGCCCTCACCCAGCGGTGA
- a CDS encoding flavin reductase, protein MSVPDHGIRLRRSPYRRVSREHVAARPSWRCRVCGAPWPCSPARLALLTEYRGHRTNLLMYLAALMLEAAGQLPPTAAPTLATRFLTWARRPSSPDWHP, encoded by the coding sequence GTGAGCGTGCCTGACCATGGCATTCGTCTCCGCCGGAGCCCGTATCGTCGCGTTTCCCGGGAGCACGTCGCCGCCCGGCCCTCGTGGCGGTGCCGGGTGTGCGGTGCCCCGTGGCCCTGCTCGCCGGCCCGCCTCGCCCTGCTCACCGAGTACCGGGGTCACCGGACGAACCTGCTGATGTACCTGGCCGCGCTGATGCTGGAGGCCGCAGGTCAGCTACCCCCGACGGCCGCGCCGACCCTGGCCACCCGCTTCCTCACCTGGGCCCGCCGACCGTCCTCACCCGACTGGCATCCATAG
- the rph gene encoding rifamycin-inactivating phosphotransferase: MIEQYVLDLHDVDETQVAVVGGKGAHLGGLSRIDGVRVPAGFCVTTDAFRRIMAEAPSIDDRLDALSRLNLADREAIRTLSAGIRRTIEEIAIPDDLAAAITRALAQLGEQAAYAVRSSATAEDLPTASFAGQQDTYLNVVGSAAILQHVSRCWASLFTERAVTYRKRNGIDHRTVDMAVVVQQMVFPHAAGILFTADPVTGNRKVATVDASFGLGEALVSGLVNPDVYRVRDGGIVAKAVAAKQRAVHALPTGGTQEVVIDPQRQEQPALTDTQVVRLVQLGRRIEAHFGRPQDIEWCLVDEDFQIVQSRPITTLFPIPAAPDAENHVYLSVGHQQMMTDPMKPLGFSMWQLTAMAPMHEAGGRLFVDVTRHLATPTGRAGFLEMAGKSDPLTRDALETVIERDFVPSLPDAGPGGTPAGGAPAPIETDPAIVTELIERSQASITALRRDIRTKTGPALFDFLLEAFQDHKRVLGDPLSMQAIMAGMEATWWLNDQLQEWLGEKNAADTLTLSAPDNVTSEMGLALLDVADVIRPHPEVVAFLRGVEDEDFLDELPKLPGGTEARDAIEAYLERYGMRCVGEIDITRPRWSERPTTLVPLILDNVRNFEPGAAERRFEQGRQKAQEKEQDVLARLRALPDGEQQADETKRMIDRVRTFIGYREYPKYGIISRYFVYKQALMEEAERLVQANVLREKEDVFYLTFQEFHDAVRSGRVDDQLIQRRKEAFRSYQGLTPPRVLTSDGEALTGAYRRDDVPADALIGLPVSAGTVEGRARVILDLAEADLEAGDILITAYTDPSWSPLFVAIAGLVTEVGGQMTHGAVIAREYGLPAVVGVVDATRLIRDGQRIRVHGTDGYVEILP; encoded by the coding sequence ATGATCGAGCAGTACGTGTTGGATCTTCACGATGTTGACGAGACGCAGGTCGCGGTCGTTGGCGGCAAGGGCGCGCACCTGGGCGGGCTGTCGCGGATCGACGGCGTCCGCGTGCCGGCTGGCTTCTGCGTGACGACGGACGCCTTCCGGCGAATCATGGCGGAAGCGCCGTCGATCGACGATCGGCTCGATGCGCTGTCGCGCCTGAACCTCGCCGACCGGGAGGCGATCCGCACGCTCAGCGCCGGGATCCGCCGGACCATCGAAGAAATCGCCATCCCGGACGATCTCGCGGCGGCGATCACCCGCGCGCTCGCCCAGCTCGGCGAGCAGGCCGCCTACGCCGTTCGGTCCAGCGCGACGGCAGAGGACCTGCCCACGGCCTCCTTCGCCGGCCAGCAGGACACGTACCTGAACGTCGTGGGGTCGGCGGCGATCCTCCAGCACGTCAGCCGCTGCTGGGCGTCGCTGTTCACCGAGCGGGCCGTGACCTACCGCAAGCGCAACGGCATCGACCACCGTACGGTCGACATGGCCGTGGTCGTACAGCAGATGGTCTTCCCGCATGCGGCCGGCATCCTGTTCACGGCCGACCCCGTCACGGGCAACCGGAAGGTCGCCACCGTGGACGCCAGCTTCGGCCTCGGCGAGGCCCTGGTCTCCGGCCTGGTGAACCCGGACGTCTACCGGGTGCGAGACGGCGGGATCGTCGCCAAGGCGGTCGCCGCCAAGCAGCGTGCCGTGCATGCGCTGCCGACGGGCGGGACGCAGGAAGTGGTCATCGACCCGCAGCGACAGGAGCAGCCAGCGCTGACGGATACGCAGGTCGTACGACTCGTGCAGCTCGGCCGACGGATCGAGGCGCACTTCGGCCGCCCACAGGACATCGAATGGTGCCTGGTCGACGAGGACTTCCAGATCGTCCAGAGCCGGCCGATCACCACGCTGTTCCCCATCCCTGCGGCCCCCGACGCGGAGAACCACGTCTACCTCTCCGTCGGCCACCAGCAGATGATGACCGACCCCATGAAGCCCCTGGGGTTCTCCATGTGGCAGCTGACGGCCATGGCGCCGATGCACGAGGCCGGCGGGAGGTTGTTCGTCGACGTCACCCGGCACCTGGCCACGCCCACCGGCCGCGCCGGCTTTTTGGAGATGGCCGGGAAATCCGATCCGCTGACCAGGGACGCCCTGGAGACCGTCATCGAGCGCGACTTTGTCCCGTCACTCCCGGACGCGGGTCCCGGCGGGACGCCGGCCGGTGGCGCGCCTGCCCCGATCGAGACCGATCCGGCCATCGTCACCGAGCTGATCGAGCGCAGCCAAGCGTCCATCACCGCCCTGCGACGCGACATCCGGACGAAGACCGGACCGGCGCTGTTCGACTTCCTGCTGGAGGCGTTCCAGGATCACAAGCGGGTCCTCGGCGATCCGCTGAGCATGCAGGCGATCATGGCGGGGATGGAGGCCACCTGGTGGCTCAACGACCAGCTACAGGAGTGGCTGGGCGAGAAGAACGCGGCCGACACGCTCACCCTGTCCGCCCCCGACAACGTCACCTCCGAAATGGGACTGGCGCTGCTCGACGTCGCCGACGTCATCCGACCGCACCCGGAGGTGGTGGCGTTCCTGCGAGGCGTCGAGGACGAGGACTTCCTGGACGAACTGCCGAAGCTCCCGGGTGGAACCGAGGCACGCGACGCCATCGAGGCCTACCTAGAGCGATACGGCATGCGCTGCGTCGGCGAGATCGACATCACGAGGCCACGCTGGAGCGAACGCCCCACCACCCTCGTGCCCCTGATCCTCGACAACGTCCGGAACTTCGAGCCGGGCGCCGCCGAGCGGCGCTTCGAGCAGGGACGGCAGAAGGCGCAGGAGAAGGAACAGGACGTGCTCGCACGCCTGCGAGCCCTGCCGGACGGGGAGCAGCAGGCCGACGAGACCAAGCGGATGATCGACCGGGTCCGCACCTTCATCGGGTACCGGGAGTACCCGAAGTACGGCATCATCAGCCGCTACTTCGTCTACAAGCAGGCCCTGATGGAAGAGGCCGAGCGCCTCGTGCAGGCCAACGTGCTCCGGGAGAAGGAGGACGTCTTCTACCTCACCTTCCAGGAGTTCCACGACGCCGTGCGCTCGGGCAGGGTGGACGACCAGCTCATCCAGCGGCGCAAGGAGGCGTTCCGGTCGTATCAGGGGCTCACGCCACCCCGGGTCTTGACGTCCGACGGCGAGGCCCTCACCGGGGCGTACCGGCGCGACGACGTGCCGGCCGATGCCCTGATCGGCCTCCCGGTCTCCGCCGGGACCGTCGAGGGGAGGGCCCGGGTCATCCTCGACCTGGCGGAGGCCGACCTCGAGGCGGGCGACATCCTGATCACGGCCTATACCGATCCCAGTTGGTCGCCCCTGTTCGTCGCGATCGCGGGTCTGGTGACGGAGGTGGGCGGCCAGATGACCCACGGCGCGGTGATCGCCCGGGAGTACGGCCTGCCGGCCGTCGTCGGAGTGGTGGATGCCACCCGGCTCATCCGGGACGGGCAGCGGATCCGCGTGCACGGGACCGACGGGTACGTCGAGATCCTGCCCTGA
- a CDS encoding DUF6891 domain-containing protein produces MTGWSYNDRPEGVRFLAERIAEPGRGEIEDEIWNWVVQGEEDAGEFVDCFDVDEQRHGANDEELRAAYEKALAARREQQREWGAVRSNLTRAFVELTGLGVVARENFTCCGTCAAAEIHEERDDSRHWHGYLWYHQQDTESLIASEDGEVYLGYGVYPPPDFDEDAYAALPEAEQQARYQADLERLLDEIAFPVLRKYGMRVEWNRKQSRRIRVTGAQWYAPLS; encoded by the coding sequence GTGACTGGATGGAGCTACAACGATCGCCCCGAGGGTGTCAGGTTCCTGGCCGAGCGGATCGCGGAGCCAGGCCGTGGGGAGATCGAGGACGAGATCTGGAACTGGGTCGTGCAGGGCGAGGAGGACGCCGGCGAGTTCGTGGACTGCTTTGACGTGGACGAGCAGCGTCATGGCGCCAACGACGAGGAGCTCAGGGCGGCGTACGAGAAGGCGTTGGCCGCCCGGCGGGAGCAGCAGCGGGAGTGGGGTGCGGTGCGGAGCAACCTCACCCGTGCCTTCGTCGAACTCACCGGACTCGGCGTGGTGGCCAGGGAGAACTTCACCTGCTGTGGCACCTGCGCGGCCGCTGAGATCCACGAGGAGCGGGACGACTCCCGGCATTGGCACGGGTATCTCTGGTACCACCAGCAGGACACGGAGTCGCTGATCGCGAGCGAGGACGGCGAGGTCTACCTCGGCTACGGCGTCTATCCGCCGCCGGACTTCGACGAGGACGCCTATGCCGCCCTACCGGAGGCCGAACAGCAGGCCCGCTACCAGGCCGACCTGGAACGGCTACTGGACGAGATCGCTTTTCCGGTGCTCCGCAAGTACGGCATGCGGGTGGAGTGGAACCGCAAGCAGTCCCGCCGGATCCGGGTCACCGGCGCCCAGTGGTATGCGCCGTTGAGCTGA
- a CDS encoding DUF6193 family natural product biosynthesis protein, which translates to MKPEIPEPAWLSPEVAYVGDLAAALQRVAVEIGVDVGDVTTNEHSPLSHARVASAVPEREALGVSVDQVNRCFSLGGWGQGIQLLTGSTDDLAEVVRLAHVWRTGVPLVEIRRRAPFVTVSERALAHERGPEHVVAYQWRQLFADVEEQADWPEFGELVRAAYGEPRLRQLYVYTSHWSIQFSTCTGFPFAHGGVPHLQAAHDRSPYRVVSPCDVLVGETTTPQEAVALAVRRLSDHTGPAVSGTAEAAPTDPWWEEAARRCGRDACGDVPRFLLREVTVAHWEAVFNWVGGGRRPWRYAEGGAEPPLPTAAAVFARPADAPPATLQMSLGAPASILTFYPTLANELCFDLDLSMLADGDGRLTTLLELVDEIWRKTQLTGPFLMAPQTDPARPILAVHALSGVRLRLLD; encoded by the coding sequence GTGAAGCCCGAGATCCCCGAGCCGGCGTGGCTCTCCCCGGAAGTCGCCTACGTCGGTGATCTGGCCGCCGCATTGCAACGGGTCGCCGTCGAGATCGGCGTGGACGTTGGAGACGTGACCACCAACGAGCACAGCCCCCTGTCGCACGCGAGGGTGGCCAGCGCGGTGCCGGAGCGCGAGGCGCTGGGTGTCTCCGTCGACCAGGTCAACCGGTGCTTCTCCCTAGGCGGGTGGGGGCAGGGCATCCAGTTGCTCACCGGCAGCACCGACGACCTGGCCGAGGTGGTGCGGCTGGCCCACGTGTGGCGTACAGGCGTGCCGCTGGTCGAGATCCGACGCCGGGCACCCTTCGTCACAGTCAGCGAACGGGCGCTGGCCCACGAGCGCGGCCCGGAGCACGTGGTGGCGTACCAGTGGCGTCAGCTTTTCGCCGACGTCGAGGAGCAAGCGGACTGGCCCGAGTTCGGCGAGCTGGTCCGGGCAGCGTACGGCGAGCCGCGGCTGCGCCAGTTGTACGTCTACACCAGCCACTGGTCGATCCAGTTCTCCACCTGCACCGGGTTCCCCTTCGCGCACGGCGGAGTGCCGCACTTGCAGGCGGCGCACGACCGGTCGCCCTACCGGGTCGTCTCACCGTGCGATGTCCTGGTCGGGGAGACGACCACGCCGCAGGAGGCGGTCGCGCTCGCAGTACGGCGCCTGTCCGACCACACCGGCCCGGCGGTCTCCGGTACTGCCGAGGCGGCACCGACCGACCCGTGGTGGGAGGAGGCCGCGCGTCGGTGTGGACGGGACGCCTGCGGCGACGTGCCCCGGTTTCTCCTCCGAGAGGTCACCGTCGCCCACTGGGAGGCCGTGTTCAACTGGGTCGGTGGCGGGCGGCGGCCGTGGCGGTACGCCGAAGGCGGCGCCGAGCCTCCCCTGCCCACTGCGGCGGCGGTGTTCGCTCGACCCGCCGACGCCCCGCCCGCGACCCTTCAGATGTCCTTGGGTGCTCCGGCGTCCATCCTGACCTTTTATCCGACCTTGGCCAACGAACTCTGCTTCGACCTCGACCTGAGCATGTTGGCCGACGGAGACGGCCGGCTGACGACGCTGCTCGAACTCGTCGACGAAATCTGGCGGAAGACGCAGCTCACCGGCCCCTTCCTGATGGCCCCGCAAACCGACCCGGCCCGCCCGATACTCGCGGTGCACGCGCTGAGCGGTGTCCGTCTACGCCTGCTGGACTGA
- a CDS encoding DUF4326 domain-containing protein produces MALSGSRVRVSGDLYHPVVPPGAVYVGRQGFGLRRSPWANPFGVRQYGREEALRRYRQWLDQQPELVERARRELTGRTLACWCRLDDDCHADVLLNLIAGGPAGSGSGDVSARRRHRR; encoded by the coding sequence ATGGCGCTGAGCGGGTCGCGCGTGCGGGTGTCGGGTGATCTCTACCATCCGGTGGTGCCCCCGGGGGCGGTGTATGTGGGCCGTCAGGGCTTCGGGTTGCGGCGTTCCCCATGGGCGAATCCCTTTGGCGTCCGCCAGTACGGCCGGGAAGAGGCCCTGCGGCGTTACCGACAGTGGCTGGATCAGCAGCCGGAACTGGTCGAGCGGGCGCGCCGGGAGCTGACCGGGCGCACCCTGGCGTGCTGGTGCCGACTGGACGACGACTGCCATGCCGATGTGCTGTTGAACCTCATCGCTGGGGGTCCAGCCGGTTCCGGGTCCGGGGATGTCTCGGCGCGTAGACGCCACCGACGCTGA
- a CDS encoding sulfotransferase domain-containing protein, translated as MINRTVKLAKHHTPNSMRVWARRAQLEAHNARVRLTVPVVARCEFDNIFHCTVHKTGSQWIKALFSDPVVYQHSGLLPYDPRFYKRQPSALPIVPRGRAALALFHSYPRFENISKPGTYRAFFVIRDPRDIVISSYFSLRNSHAPMGDIPQARKALQEMPMKEGLLFVINRLSERYLFKQLRSWAVAPKSETFRLFRYEDLTGERQLDEVDQLMRHCGITLPPAELEALLSRYSFSRMRKGQESPGQVSHYRKGKAGDWRNHFDDEIYEAFAAATGNLVRVLGYPARNQAPDVSGR; from the coding sequence ATGATCAATCGCACCGTCAAGCTCGCCAAGCACCACACACCCAATTCCATGCGCGTCTGGGCGCGACGAGCGCAACTCGAAGCCCACAACGCCAGGGTGCGGCTCACCGTTCCAGTGGTCGCCCGGTGCGAGTTCGACAATATTTTCCACTGCACGGTACACAAGACAGGCAGCCAGTGGATCAAGGCCCTGTTCAGCGATCCCGTCGTCTACCAGCATTCCGGACTGCTGCCCTACGACCCGCGCTTCTACAAGCGGCAGCCCTCCGCCCTGCCAATCGTCCCGCGCGGCCGTGCGGCCCTGGCCCTTTTCCATTCCTATCCGCGCTTCGAGAACATCTCCAAACCTGGCACCTACCGCGCCTTCTTCGTGATTCGGGACCCGCGCGACATCGTCATTTCGAGCTACTTCTCGCTCCGAAACTCACACGCACCGATGGGCGACATCCCGCAGGCGCGGAAGGCTCTTCAGGAAATGCCGATGAAGGAAGGACTGCTGTTCGTCATCAATCGCCTGTCCGAGCGATACCTCTTCAAGCAGCTTCGGTCGTGGGCGGTTGCGCCGAAATCCGAGACCTTCCGCCTGTTCCGGTATGAAGACCTCACCGGCGAACGGCAGCTGGATGAAGTGGACCAGCTGATGCGACACTGCGGGATCACCCTACCGCCCGCCGAGTTGGAGGCTCTCCTCTCCCGCTACAGCTTCTCGAGGATGCGGAAGGGTCAAGAGAGCCCGGGACAGGTCTCCCACTACCGGAAGGGCAAGGCCGGCGACTGGCGTAATCACTTCGACGACGAGATCTACGAGGCTTTCGCCGCGGCGACCGGCAATCTCGTGCGGGTCCTTGGCTACCCGGCTCGCAACCAGGCCCCTGACGTGTCGGGCAGGTAG
- a CDS encoding glycoside hydrolase family 15 protein → MTDGPDVTCRRRPAPISEYGLLGDTRTAALVAADGGIDWLCVPRFDGEPLFGRLVGGPEAGTYRVGPARPAMVVERRYRQHTATLTTTWAVGSGRLTLTEAMVAEISGRLLPTTLIVRRLSAEAAAVDAVVEFDPRLGARHRRPRVDHRGHALLCEWGALAVSLGGAPGLPIEPGRAIPITVRPGDPVILVLAVAHREPVIHVEPAAAWELLIEDEHRWRTWTAEIDSSLPFREDVVRSLLTMRLLTYSPSQAPVAAPTTSLPEDPGGIRNWDYRYVWPRDASIGVSAFLSVGKPDEAHGFLAWLLHASRLQRPRLPALLTLHGRPVPAERVVPGWPGYLGSVPVRVGNGAAGQHQLDGYGWVIDAAWAFAQAGQRLSTETWRAVRGFADLVARRWPEPDAGIWEIRAPAPHVHSKLMGWLALDRALCIAETHPLSDRQRRRWQHARDAVAAEVRSRGFDPAAGNYVRSYDSTELDAALLVLPLLGMDDVGSPRVQGTIDAIRARLSAGGSLLYRYPPGRDGFPGTEGAFLPCSFWLVQALARVGRRREAVELFQAVVDHASPLGLYAEELDPTTGAHLGNYPQTLTHAALVQAALAIRDAPATGPESA, encoded by the coding sequence ATGACTGACGGGCCGGATGTGACATGCCGTCGGCGTCCGGCGCCGATCAGCGAGTACGGGCTGTTGGGTGACACTCGCACCGCCGCCCTCGTCGCCGCTGACGGCGGAATCGACTGGCTCTGTGTGCCCCGCTTCGACGGCGAGCCCCTGTTCGGTCGGCTGGTCGGCGGTCCGGAGGCGGGAACGTACCGGGTGGGCCCGGCCCGGCCGGCGATGGTGGTCGAACGACGTTACCGGCAGCACACCGCCACCCTGACGACGACGTGGGCGGTGGGCAGCGGTCGGCTCACCCTCACCGAGGCGATGGTGGCCGAGATCAGCGGCCGCCTGCTACCCACGACCCTGATCGTGCGGCGCCTGTCGGCCGAGGCGGCGGCGGTCGACGCCGTCGTCGAGTTCGACCCCCGCCTCGGCGCACGGCACCGCCGTCCCCGGGTCGACCATCGGGGCCACGCCCTGCTGTGCGAGTGGGGGGCGCTCGCGGTCTCGCTGGGCGGCGCACCCGGCCTTCCCATCGAACCGGGTCGGGCCATCCCGATCACGGTCAGGCCGGGGGATCCGGTCATCCTCGTGCTGGCGGTGGCTCACCGCGAACCGGTGATCCACGTCGAGCCGGCAGCAGCCTGGGAACTCCTGATCGAGGACGAGCATCGATGGCGTACCTGGACCGCCGAGATCGACAGCTCGCTGCCCTTCCGGGAGGATGTCGTACGAAGCCTGCTGACCATGCGCCTGTTGACCTACTCGCCCTCACAGGCACCGGTCGCCGCGCCCACGACGTCACTGCCCGAGGACCCCGGCGGGATACGGAACTGGGACTACCGCTACGTCTGGCCCCGGGACGCCAGCATCGGCGTCAGCGCCTTCCTCAGCGTCGGCAAACCCGACGAGGCCCACGGGTTCCTCGCCTGGCTGTTGCACGCCAGCCGGCTACAGCGGCCACGCCTGCCGGCACTGCTCACCCTGCACGGCCGTCCCGTACCGGCGGAACGGGTAGTGCCTGGCTGGCCCGGCTATCTCGGCAGCGTCCCGGTGCGGGTCGGCAACGGTGCCGCCGGCCAACACCAGCTCGACGGCTACGGCTGGGTGATCGACGCCGCCTGGGCATTCGCGCAGGCAGGACAGCGCCTCTCCACGGAGACGTGGCGGGCGGTGCGCGGCTTCGCCGACCTGGTCGCCCGTCGTTGGCCGGAGCCCGACGCCGGCATCTGGGAGATTCGCGCCCCCGCCCCACACGTACATTCCAAGCTCATGGGCTGGCTCGCCCTGGACCGAGCCCTATGCATCGCCGAGACCCACCCGCTGTCGGACCGCCAACGTCGACGCTGGCAGCACGCACGAGACGCCGTCGCCGCCGAGGTCCGATCGCGCGGCTTCGACCCGGCGGCGGGCAACTACGTCCGCAGCTACGACTCGACCGAACTGGACGCGGCCCTGCTCGTCCTGCCGCTGCTGGGCATGGACGACGTCGGATCGCCCCGAGTGCAGGGCACCATCGACGCCATTCGGGCCAGGCTCTCCGCCGGTGGTTCGCTGCTCTACCGCTACCCGCCGGGCCGGGACGGCTTTCCTGGTACGGAGGGCGCGTTCCTGCCCTGCTCGTTCTGGCTCGTCCAGGCCCTCGCCCGCGTCGGACGCCGCCGCGAAGCGGTCGAGCTGTTCCAGGCGGTGGTCGACCACGCCAGCCCGCTCGGCCTCTACGCCGAAGAACTGGACCCCACGACCGGTGCCCACCTCGGCAACTACCCCCAGACGCTGACTCACGCCGCGCTCGTTCAGGCCGCGCTCGCCATCCGGGACGCCCCCGCGACCGGCCCTGAATCCGCCTGA
- a CDS encoding DUF397 domain-containing protein — translation MDLTGAIWRKSSRSSGNGGNCVEVADNLTDVVGVRDSKDPHGPALTFTPTAWRAFVTRFTRHD, via the coding sequence ATGGACCTGACCGGCGCGATCTGGCGGAAGAGCAGCCGCAGCAGCGGCAACGGCGGGAACTGCGTGGAGGTGGCCGACAACCTCACCGACGTTGTCGGCGTACGCGACAGCAAGGACCCGCACGGCCCGGCGCTGACCTTCACCCCCACCGCCTGGCGGGCCTTCGTCACCCGGTTCACCCGCCACGACTGA
- a CDS encoding DUF5753 domain-containing protein: MNDALRAALNATGHTTETLAERVGVDPKTTMRWLVEDRIPHARHRFAAAETLGKDVSDIWPDTYRRKIPVWFRPWQEIEREAVALRSYESVVLPGLLQTETYARAVLTHGGLIPRGEVERHLATRMARQGILTQDNPPRFTAVLDEAILRRPVGGRRTMHEQLRALVAVAEHPHIRIHVVPSTVGAYAGLNGPFVLATSEDHRTAAYLDNQVRGQVVSEPDDIAAILAAWENVRGEALSHWQSVDLITEVAETWT; this comes from the coding sequence ATGAACGACGCGTTGCGCGCTGCCCTGAACGCCACGGGCCACACCACCGAAACTCTCGCCGAGCGAGTCGGCGTCGACCCGAAGACGACCATGCGCTGGCTGGTCGAGGACCGCATCCCACACGCCCGGCACCGGTTCGCCGCCGCCGAGACACTCGGCAAGGATGTCTCGGACATTTGGCCGGACACTTACCGACGGAAGATTCCTGTCTGGTTCCGCCCCTGGCAGGAGATCGAACGGGAGGCGGTGGCGCTGCGGTCGTACGAATCGGTGGTGTTGCCGGGCCTGCTCCAGACCGAGACGTACGCGCGGGCCGTGCTCACCCACGGCGGCCTGATCCCCCGGGGTGAGGTCGAGCGGCACCTGGCCACCCGGATGGCCCGGCAGGGCATCCTCACCCAGGACAATCCGCCCCGGTTCACCGCCGTGCTCGACGAGGCGATCCTGCGCCGACCGGTCGGCGGCCGGCGGACCATGCACGAGCAACTGCGCGCCCTGGTCGCCGTCGCCGAGCACCCGCACATCAGGATCCACGTGGTGCCGTCCACAGTGGGGGCCTACGCTGGGCTGAACGGTCCGTTCGTGCTGGCCACCAGCGAGGACCACCGCACTGCGGCCTACCTGGACAACCAGGTGCGGGGTCAGGTGGTCAGCGAGCCGGACGACATCGCGGCGATACTGGCGGCCTGGGAGAACGTTCGGGGCGAGGCGCTATCCCACTGGCAGTCAGTCGACCTCATCACGGAAGTGGCGGAGACATGGACCTGA
- a CDS encoding VOC family protein yields the protein MGLTRRPGENDGMPSRLAVIAIDAVRPQLIADFWCSVLGWQVVDEDAEVITIAAADRSWPMIDVAAVPEGKVTKNRLHVDLRADGVSTAEELDRLLTLGARRVDVGQPSDVSWVVLADPEGNEFCLLSRPVQELQGSFQP from the coding sequence ATGGGGCTGACGCGTCGCCCGGGTGAGAATGACGGCATGCCGAGCCGTCTTGCCGTCATCGCCATCGACGCCGTCCGACCACAACTGATCGCCGACTTCTGGTGCTCCGTTCTCGGCTGGCAGGTTGTCGATGAAGACGCTGAGGTGATCACCATCGCAGCCGCCGACCGTTCCTGGCCGATGATCGACGTGGCGGCTGTGCCGGAGGGCAAGGTGACCAAGAACCGGTTGCATGTCGACCTGCGTGCCGACGGTGTGTCCACCGCCGAGGAGCTTGACCGGTTACTCACCCTCGGCGCACGACGCGTCGACGTGGGGCAGCCCTCCGACGTGAGCTGGGTCGTGCTTGCTGATCCCGAGGGCAACGAGTTCTGCCTGCTGTCACGCCCGGTCCAGGAACTCCAGGGCAGCTTCCAACCCTGA